From one Fusobacterium mortiferum ATCC 9817 genomic stretch:
- the nagA gene encoding N-acetylglucosamine-6-phosphate deacetylase produces the protein MERIVLKNAKIVLPDRIINGVIVLNDGKIKKIYESTMISEKDGIDLQGKYVVPGFIDVHIHGAGGADAMDNTEEALRTISKYIVKHGTTNFLATTLTSSKETLKEVLEKIGKLQNEDIEGATIFGAHMEGPYFDVQYKGAQNDKYITPAGVKEIEEYLSVKPGLVKLFSMAAKGEGALESIKYLKENGVVVSVGHSGISFEEVQSAVKAGISHATHTFNGMKGFTHREPGVAGAVMVNDNINAEIIFDKIHVHPEAVRLLIKAKGVDKVVCITDAMCATGLPAGNYKLGELDVYVKDGQARLVSNDSLAGSVLTLDKAFKHVIELGYSIFDAVKMTSTNAAKEFGLNAGILQEGKDADIVVLNPDYSVDMTIVKGNIKYQA, from the coding sequence ATGGAAAGAATAGTTTTAAAAAATGCTAAAATAGTTTTACCAGATAGAATAATCAATGGAGTAATTGTATTAAATGATGGAAAAATAAAAAAAATCTATGAAAGTACAATGATTAGTGAAAAAGATGGAATTGACCTTCAAGGAAAATATGTTGTACCTGGATTTATAGATGTACATATTCATGGAGCTGGTGGAGCAGATGCTATGGATAATACAGAAGAGGCTCTTAGAACTATTTCAAAATATATAGTAAAGCATGGAACAACTAATTTCTTAGCTACAACACTTACAAGTTCTAAAGAGACTTTAAAAGAGGTATTAGAAAAAATAGGAAAATTACAAAATGAAGATATAGAAGGAGCAACTATATTTGGAGCACATATGGAGGGGCCATATTTTGATGTTCAATATAAGGGAGCTCAAAACGATAAATATATAACACCTGCTGGAGTTAAAGAGATAGAAGAGTATTTAAGTGTTAAACCTGGATTAGTAAAATTATTCTCTATGGCTGCTAAAGGTGAAGGAGCATTAGAATCTATAAAATATTTAAAAGAAAATGGAGTAGTAGTTTCAGTGGGACACTCTGGAATATCTTTTGAAGAAGTACAAAGTGCTGTGAAAGCTGGAATAAGTCATGCAACTCATACATTCAATGGAATGAAAGGATTTACACATAGAGAACCAGGGGTAGCTGGAGCTGTAATGGTAAATGATAATATTAACGCAGAGATAATTTTTGATAAAATTCATGTTCATCCAGAAGCTGTAAGATTATTAATAAAAGCTAAAGGAGTAGATAAAGTAGTTTGTATAACAGATGCTATGTGTGCTACTGGATTACCTGCTGGAAACTATAAACTTGGAGAGTTAGATGTATATGTAAAAGATGGACAAGCTAGACTTGTGAGCAATGACTCTCTTGCTGGAAGTGTACTTACTTTAGATAAGGCATTTAAGCATGTAATAGAGTTAGGATATAGTATTTTTGATGCTGTAAAAATGACAAGTACAAATGCAGCAAAAGAATTTGGATTGAATGCTGGTATTTTACAAGAGGGAAAAGATGCTGACATAGTAGTATTAAATCCAGATTATTCAGTTGATATGACAATAGTAAAAGGAAATATAAAATATCAAGCATAA
- the bioB gene encoding biotin synthase BioB produces MKEFIKKLKDKVLNREKIEYDDAIKLSSISIDDNEVLEELCNSANEIREKFCGNIFDLCTITNAKSGKCSEDCKYCAQSAHFKTGAEVYPLISKEKALDEAKKVEVEGANRYSLVTSGRGLNGESEESDRLAEIYSYLQKNTNLSLCASHGISDKKALEKLFKAGVKTYHHNLESSREFYGTICTTHTYDERIKTIKLAQEVGLQVCSGGIWGLGESEEDRIKMAFELQKLGVFSIPINILMPIPGTPLENNKPLEPREILKMIAIYRFILPEAYLRYAGGRIKLGELQEKGIKSGINSALTGNFLTTTGTTIESDKAMVRRNGYEIK; encoded by the coding sequence ATGAAAGAGTTTATAAAAAAATTAAAAGATAAGGTTTTGAATAGAGAGAAAATTGAATATGATGATGCAATAAAGCTATCTTCAATATCAATAGATGATAATGAAGTATTAGAGGAGTTATGTAATTCAGCTAATGAGATAAGAGAAAAATTTTGTGGAAATATTTTTGACTTATGTACAATAACTAATGCTAAGTCTGGAAAGTGTAGTGAAGATTGTAAATATTGTGCTCAGTCAGCTCATTTTAAAACAGGAGCAGAGGTATATCCACTAATATCTAAAGAAAAAGCTTTAGATGAAGCTAAAAAAGTAGAAGTTGAGGGGGCTAATAGATACTCTTTAGTAACAAGTGGAAGAGGTCTTAATGGAGAGAGTGAAGAGAGTGACAGATTAGCAGAAATCTATAGTTATTTACAAAAAAATACAAATCTTTCTCTTTGTGCTTCTCATGGAATATCAGATAAGAAAGCTTTAGAAAAACTTTTTAAAGCTGGAGTAAAGACTTATCATCATAATTTAGAAAGTTCAAGAGAGTTTTATGGCACTATATGTACTACTCATACTTATGATGAGAGAATAAAAACTATAAAACTAGCTCAAGAAGTAGGATTACAAGTATGTAGTGGTGGAATATGGGGGCTTGGAGAAAGTGAAGAGGATAGAATAAAAATGGCTTTTGAGCTACAAAAGTTAGGAGTATTCTCTATACCTATTAATATTTTAATGCCAATACCTGGGACACCTTTAGAAAATAATAAACCATTAGAGCCAAGAGAGATTCTAAAAATGATAGCTATATATAGATTTATTTTACCAGAGGCATATTTAAGATACGCTGGTGGAAGAATAAAGCTTGGAGAATTACAAGAAAAAGGAATAAAGTCTGGAATTAATTCTGCTCTTACAGGAAACTTTTTAACAACTACTGGAACTACTATAGAGAGCGATAAGGCTATGGTAAGGAGAAATGGATATGAAATTAAATAA
- the bioD gene encoding dethiobiotin synthase encodes MKLNKGFFVIGTDTGIGKTYVSSLLYKGIKDRDGGYYKPVQSGCTRKNGKLVAPDVDFVCSMAEVEYDDKMVTYTLEAEVSPHLASELENTEIDIENIMKDWENLKERYKYMVVEGAGGLYVPLIRDKFYIFDLIKKMELPVILVCSSRVGAINHSMLTIEMLKKLEIEIQGLVFNKVTNDFERDYFEKDNIDIVLKLSGIKNSLIIREGERTIPEKELEKFLGIEVK; translated from the coding sequence ATGAAATTAAATAAGGGATTTTTTGTAATAGGAACAGATACAGGAATAGGAAAAACTTATGTGAGCTCACTACTATACAAAGGAATAAAAGATAGAGATGGGGGATACTATAAGCCAGTACAGAGTGGTTGTACAAGAAAAAATGGAAAATTAGTAGCACCAGATGTAGATTTTGTATGTTCTATGGCAGAAGTAGAGTATGATGACAAGATGGTAACTTATACTTTAGAAGCAGAAGTATCTCCACATTTAGCTAGTGAATTAGAGAACACAGAGATAGATATAGAAAATATAATGAAAGATTGGGAAAATTTAAAAGAAAGATATAAATATATGGTAGTAGAGGGAGCTGGAGGACTATATGTTCCTCTTATTAGAGATAAATTCTATATCTTTGATTTGATAAAAAAAATGGAATTACCTGTAATATTAGTATGTAGTAGTAGAGTAGGAGCTATTAATCACTCTATGCTTACAATAGAGATGTTGAAAAAGCTAGAAATAGAGATACAAGGATTGGTTTTTAATAAGGTAACTAATGACTTTGAAAGAGATTATTTTGAAAAGGATAATATAGATATAGTTTTAAAACTAAGTGGAATAAAAAATAGTCTAATTATAAGAGAGGGAGAAAGAACTATACCAGAGAAAGAGTTAGAAAAATTTTTAGGAATAGAGGTAAAATAG
- the bioA gene encoding adenosylmethionine--8-amino-7-oxononanoate transaminase — protein sequence MSKLSSLQEKDLKYIFHPCSQMKDYEKLPPMIIKKAEGLYLEDEFGNRYMDCVGSWWVNLFGHCNPRINRVIKEQIDKLEHVLFVNFSHEAAIELAEELIKVVPKGIEKFLFADNGSSSIEMALKLSFQYHQQSGNPKRTKFISLSNAYHGETVGALGVGDVDIFTKTYRPLIKEGLKADKPECFRCPYGKNYSTCEAQCFERMEKLIEENRDEIAAVIIEPVVQGAAGMKIYSPIYIKKLREITKKYGIHLIADEIAVGFGRTGKMFAMEHAGVIPDIMCMSKGLTAGYYPMAIIGITQEIYDSFYADYLEGKSFLHSHTYSGNPIGCRIALEVLRIFREENILEMIEEKGEYLRKKAQEVFEGHPYIGEYRQIGMIGALEFVKDRDSKELFPSEERAGYEIYKIALKKGALLRPLGNVIYFMPPYIITKEEIDKMLEICKESIDEYIGRRNKDK from the coding sequence ATGAGTAAATTAAGTAGCTTACAAGAAAAAGATTTAAAATATATCTTTCACCCATGTTCACAGATGAAAGATTATGAGAAATTACCACCAATGATTATAAAAAAAGCTGAAGGATTATATTTAGAAGATGAGTTTGGAAATAGATATATGGATTGTGTAGGAAGCTGGTGGGTAAATCTTTTTGGGCACTGTAATCCTAGAATCAATAGAGTAATAAAGGAGCAAATAGATAAATTAGAGCATGTACTATTTGTTAATTTTTCCCATGAAGCAGCGATAGAGTTAGCTGAAGAGTTAATAAAGGTAGTACCAAAAGGGATAGAAAAATTTCTTTTTGCTGATAATGGTTCATCTAGTATAGAGATGGCTTTGAAACTTAGTTTTCAATATCATCAACAAAGTGGAAATCCTAAAAGAACAAAATTTATATCTCTAAGTAATGCTTACCATGGAGAAACAGTAGGAGCACTAGGAGTAGGAGATGTAGATATATTTACTAAAACATATAGACCTCTTATAAAAGAGGGATTAAAAGCTGATAAACCAGAGTGCTTTAGATGTCCATATGGAAAGAATTATTCTACTTGTGAAGCTCAGTGCTTTGAAAGAATGGAAAAATTAATAGAGGAAAATAGAGATGAGATAGCTGCTGTAATAATAGAGCCAGTAGTACAAGGAGCAGCAGGAATGAAAATCTATTCTCCCATATATATAAAAAAATTGAGAGAGATTACTAAAAAATATGGTATCCATTTAATAGCAGATGAGATAGCTGTTGGATTTGGTAGAACAGGAAAGATGTTTGCTATGGAGCACGCTGGAGTGATTCCAGATATTATGTGTATGTCTAAGGGACTTACAGCTGGCTATTATCCAATGGCAATAATAGGAATCACTCAAGAGATATATGATAGCTTTTATGCTGACTATCTTGAAGGAAAATCTTTTCTACACTCTCACACATATTCTGGAAACCCAATAGGATGTAGAATAGCTCTAGAGGTATTGAGAATATTTAGAGAGGAAAATATCTTAGAGATGATAGAAGAAAAGGGAGAGTATCTTAGAAAAAAAGCTCAAGAGGTATTTGAAGGACATCCATACATAGGAGAGTATAGACAGATAGGAATGATAGGAGCTCTTGAGTTTGTAAAAGATAGAGATAGTAAAGAGCTCTTTCCAAGTGAAGAGAGAGCAGGTTATGAAATCTACAAGATAGCTTTAAAAAAAGGAGCACTACTTAGACCATTAGGAAATGTAATCTATTTTATGCCACCATATATAATTACAAAAGAAGAGATAGATAAGATGTTAGAGATTTGTAAAGAGTCTATAGATGAGTATATAGGCAGAAGAAATAAAGATAAATAA
- a CDS encoding aminotransferase class I/II-fold pyridoxal phosphate-dependent enzyme has protein sequence MKKEKILEELERLQEIKNYRVLREQDEKLLNLSSNDYLGIANDVTLKEEFYKEYRPKLSSSSSRLIDGSYSEIMELEKRAEEIYGKPCIMFNSGFDANSSLIETFCDKNTLILTDRLNHASIYDGIVNSGAEFLRYKHLDMLGLEKLLQKYSDRYEDILVISESVYSMDGDVADIEKLVELKRKYNFSLMLDEAHSYGVYGYGIAYNLNLVSEIDFLVIPLGKGGGSVGAMVICEGYLKNYIINKSRKFIFSTALPPVNSSWNLFILGKMEEFDERRVKLELLKNHTLKLLKERGIETTSTTHIISIIIGDNERIGKIGQNMKERGYLLYPVKEPTVPKGTARFRIGLNPYITYEEIEKFVEELKYEIDTIF, from the coding sequence ATGAAAAAAGAGAAAATATTAGAGGAATTAGAAAGATTACAGGAGATAAAAAATTATAGAGTATTGAGAGAGCAGGATGAAAAACTTTTAAATCTATCATCTAATGATTATTTAGGAATAGCCAATGATGTAACTCTTAAAGAGGAGTTTTATAAAGAGTATAGACCTAAACTTTCTTCAAGCTCATCAAGACTTATAGATGGTTCATATAGTGAGATAATGGAGCTTGAAAAAAGAGCAGAGGAGATATATGGTAAACCTTGTATAATGTTTAATTCTGGTTTTGATGCTAATTCATCTCTTATAGAAACTTTTTGTGATAAAAATACTTTAATACTTACAGATAGATTGAATCACGCCAGTATCTATGATGGAATAGTCAATAGTGGAGCTGAATTTTTAAGGTATAAGCATTTGGATATGTTGGGATTAGAGAAACTTTTACAAAAATATTCAGATAGATATGAAGATATTTTAGTTATCTCTGAAAGCGTTTATAGTATGGATGGAGATGTAGCTGATATTGAAAAATTAGTGGAATTAAAAAGAAAATATAATTTTTCTTTAATGTTAGATGAGGCTCATTCCTATGGAGTTTATGGTTATGGTATAGCTTACAATTTAAATCTTGTCAGTGAGATAGATTTTTTGGTAATTCCCCTTGGAAAAGGTGGAGGTTCTGTGGGAGCTATGGTAATTTGTGAGGGATATCTTAAAAACTATATAATAAACAAAAGCAGAAAGTTTATATTTTCAACTGCACTACCTCCAGTAAATAGTTCTTGGAATCTTTTTATTCTAGGTAAAATGGAAGAGTTTGATGAGAGAAGAGTGAAACTAGAACTTTTAAAAAATCATACTTTAAAATTATTAAAAGAAAGAGGAATAGAGACTACATCTACTACTCATATAATAAGTATAATTATAGGAGATAACGAAAGAATTGGAAAGATAGGCCAAAATATGAAAGAGAGAGGTTATCTTCTATATCCGGTGAAGGAGCCAACAGTACCTAAGGGAACAGCAAGGTTTAGAATAGGATTAAATCCATATATTACTTATGAAGAGATAGAAAAATTTGTAGAGGAGTTAAAGTATGAGATTGATACTATTTTTTAA
- a CDS encoding pimeloyl-ACP methyl esterase BioG family protein — translation MRLILFFNGWGMDSSVVEKVELPKDTEIKVINFPYKLDNLEEYFTKYEDVFLVGWSFGSYYLTKWVLVNRGIKNFSKVKKIVAINGNGEIIGKFGITPKIFEFTLSTLTPESLIKFYKNMEISEEFQNPKKEFKEILEELEYFKNGYTALENIFTEIIIGIRDKIVPASRQKKYCEESGIKYRELDMGHYPFEFIKAWSEVI, via the coding sequence ATGAGATTGATACTATTTTTTAATGGTTGGGGAATGGATAGCAGTGTAGTAGAGAAAGTGGAGTTGCCAAAAGATACAGAGATAAAAGTCATAAATTTTCCATATAAATTAGATAATTTAGAGGAGTACTTTACTAAATATGAGGATGTATTTTTAGTAGGTTGGTCCTTTGGAAGTTATTATCTAACTAAATGGGTGCTAGTAAATAGAGGAATTAAAAATTTTTCAAAGGTTAAAAAGATAGTTGCTATCAATGGGAATGGAGAGATAATAGGTAAATTTGGAATAACACCAAAGATTTTTGAGTTTACTCTTTCCACATTAACTCCAGAGTCTTTAATCAAATTTTATAAAAATATGGAGATAAGTGAAGAGTTTCAAAATCCTAAAAAAGAGTTTAAAGAGATATTAGAGGAATTGGAATACTTTAAAAATGGTTATACAGCTCTTGAAAATATTTTTACTGAGATAATAATAGGAATAAGAGATAAAATTGTTCCTGCCTCAAGGCAAAAAAAATATTGTGAAGAGAGTGGAATAAAATACAGAGAATTAGATATGGGGCACTATCCCTTTGAGTTTATAAAAGCTTGGAGTGAAGTAATATGA
- a CDS encoding methyltransferase domain-containing protein, which translates to MNFEKKFDTYDENAHIQKSVADTLVEFLDEMGVSKEREVFEIGCGTGLFSKRFIKKFSPKKIILNDIYDVEKYLKNVRYDEFILGDIEEIDIPKIDTTVSSSVFQWLKNFSKSIEKIAHSTNELGFSMYIDGNLEEIKEHFGISLKYLTLDNVIEILTSLFSKVKWKEETIELEFSSSIEALRHLKNTGVTGFEKSSISKVRNYESKSLTYRVGYFYCKK; encoded by the coding sequence ATGAATTTTGAAAAAAAGTTTGATACATATGATGAGAATGCTCATATTCAAAAATCAGTAGCAGATACTCTAGTGGAGTTTTTAGATGAGATGGGAGTATCTAAAGAGAGAGAAGTTTTTGAGATAGGATGTGGAACAGGGCTTTTTAGTAAGAGGTTTATAAAAAAGTTTTCTCCTAAGAAAATTATATTAAATGATATATATGATGTTGAAAAATATTTAAAAAATGTAAGATATGATGAGTTTATATTGGGAGATATAGAGGAGATAGATATACCTAAGATAGATACAACAGTTTCTAGCTCTGTTTTCCAATGGTTGAAAAATTTTTCAAAGAGTATAGAAAAAATAGCACACTCTACAAATGAGTTGGGATTTTCAATGTATATAGATGGAAATTTAGAAGAGATAAAGGAGCATTTTGGAATATCTTTAAAGTACCTTACACTGGATAATGTTATTGAAATATTAACTAGCCTTTTTTCTAAAGTAAAATGGAAAGAGGAAACTATAGAGTTGGAGTTTTCTTCATCAATAGAAGCTCTAAGACATCTAAAAAATACAGGAGTTACAGGATTTGAAAAGAGCTCTATAAGTAAGGTTAGAAATTATGAGAGCAAGAGCTTAACATATAGAGTTGGATATTTTTATTGTAAAAAATAA
- a CDS encoding replication initiation protein: MAETNDKISLFNFELLGRDIKIDFTKHLTKKDKELFRHINLQKYNHIPLLKFFQIYSLNDKEEVIKFLNNLINKNIIISSKETNYFTCISIIQSYYINNNIIYLVFSDEITSSFKNGSFFDKLGLRNILFLEEKFSYRLYQFIYNSKEEIIYIPLEKLREILEIGETYQRFYDIEKNLLLPILEDIKKNGGLDLEYQKIKNGEHKSAKILGINIIKKGYPDFKKNNDTSLIIDNLMLKLGNNIKNFSEIYSLLRKNLAEYGEEFIKSKVDYVLKNFNDNIEENLKKLLTEKSIERKPDYTLKKSFKNLFELHSEILHYLHKNNLSQLSTYMFLVKLYTLKDQGTLLLTDKNLTIKVQYNKDSESEINFFINK; encoded by the coding sequence ATGGCTGAAACAAATGATAAAATTTCGCTATTCAATTTTGAATTATTAGGAAGAGATATTAAGATAGATTTTACAAAACATTTAACGAAAAAAGATAAAGAACTATTTCGCCACATTAATTTACAAAAATATAACCATATTCCTCTATTAAAATTTTTTCAAATCTACTCTTTAAATGATAAGGAAGAGGTTATAAAATTTCTCAACAATTTAATAAATAAAAATATTATAATTTCATCAAAGGAAACTAATTATTTTACTTGTATAAGTATTATTCAATCTTACTATATCAATAATAATATCATATATCTAGTTTTTTCAGATGAAATTACAAGCTCTTTTAAGAATGGTTCTTTTTTTGATAAATTAGGGCTTAGAAACATACTATTTTTAGAAGAAAAATTCTCCTATAGATTGTATCAGTTTATTTATAACTCTAAAGAGGAGATTATATATATTCCATTAGAAAAATTGAGAGAGATTCTTGAAATAGGAGAAACTTACCAAAGATTTTATGATATTGAAAAAAATTTATTACTACCTATTTTAGAAGATATTAAAAAAAATGGTGGACTTGATCTTGAATACCAAAAGATAAAAAATGGTGAACATAAAAGTGCAAAGATTTTAGGTATCAATATTATTAAAAAAGGATATCCTGATTTTAAAAAAAATAATGATACCTCTTTAATTATTGATAATTTAATGCTAAAACTTGGAAACAATATAAAAAACTTCTCTGAAATCTACTCTCTTTTAAGAAAAAATCTTGCTGAATATGGAGAGGAGTTTATTAAAAGTAAAGTTGATTATGTTTTAAAAAATTTCAATGATAACATTGAAGAAAATTTAAAAAAACTACTTACTGAAAAATCTATTGAAAGAAAACCAGATTATACATTAAAGAAATCTTTTAAAAATTTATTTGAATTACACTCAGAAATTTTACATTACCTTCATAAAAATAATCTTTCTCAATTATCTACCTATATGTTTTTAGTAAAGTTATATACCTTAAAAGATCAAGGTACTTTACTATTGACAGATAAAAATCTTACTATCAAAGTTCAATATAACAAAGATTCTGAGTCTGAGATTAATTTTTTTATAAATAAATAA
- a CDS encoding PTS lactose/cellobiose transporter subunit IIA, which yields MSLTIEEIAMTIVGNAGEARSLAFEALKEAKEGNYEKAKKYLEQSKERSLAAHEMQTELICNEADGNGIEMNLLMVHAQDHLMTSILARELIEEMITLYKKLDK from the coding sequence ATGAGTTTAACAATTGAAGAAATAGCTATGACAATAGTAGGAAATGCTGGAGAAGCAAGAAGTTTAGCTTTTGAAGCTCTAAAGGAAGCTAAAGAGGGAAATTATGAAAAAGCTAAAAAGTATTTAGAACAATCTAAAGAGAGAAGCTTGGCAGCTCATGAAATGCAAACAGAATTAATATGTAATGAGGCAGATGGAAACGGAATAGAGATGAATTTATTAATGGTACACGCTCAAGACCATCTAATGACTTCTATACTAGCAAGAGAATTAATAGAAGAGATGATTACTCTATACAAAAAATTAGATAAATAA
- a CDS encoding N(4)-(beta-N-acetylglucosaminyl)-L-asparaginase translates to MKREWGMIATWRMAGDAIKLGAEILNEKGKCQDAVEKAIMQVEDYPFYKSVGYGGLPNEDCEVELDAAFMDGKTLSIGAVAGIRDYKNPVSIARKLSEDKFNIFLVGAGAEAYAHKNGFVRQNMLTERAKKTWEKRKKEIYEKNLSPYDGHDTVCMIALDKESDMAAATSTSGLFMKKRGRVGDSPVSGSGFYVNNDIGGAAATGLGEDIMKGCLSYEVVQRMKKGEHPQEAAQGAVMDFTEELKKRRGHAGAISIIALNNKGEWGIGTNVEFTFAAATSDEKPQVYIANPIEGTRNVKIEAISQEYMEEYKKSIQKPIE, encoded by the coding sequence ATGAAAAGAGAATGGGGTATGATAGCTACTTGGAGGATGGCAGGAGATGCTATAAAACTAGGGGCTGAAATATTAAATGAAAAAGGAAAATGTCAAGATGCTGTAGAAAAAGCAATTATGCAAGTAGAGGATTATCCATTTTATAAATCAGTAGGTTATGGAGGACTTCCAAATGAAGATTGTGAAGTTGAGTTAGATGCAGCTTTTATGGATGGAAAAACTCTTTCTATTGGTGCTGTTGCTGGAATAAGAGATTATAAAAATCCTGTTTCTATTGCTAGGAAATTAAGTGAAGATAAATTTAATATATTTTTAGTGGGAGCAGGTGCAGAAGCTTATGCACATAAAAATGGTTTTGTTAGGCAAAATATGTTAACAGAGAGAGCTAAAAAAACTTGGGAGAAAAGAAAAAAGGAGATCTATGAAAAAAATCTTTCTCCATATGATGGACATGATACTGTATGTATGATAGCTCTAGATAAAGAGAGTGATATGGCAGCGGCAACTTCTACAAGTGGATTATTTATGAAGAAAAGAGGTAGAGTAGGAGATTCACCTGTTTCTGGATCAGGTTTCTATGTAAATAATGATATTGGTGGAGCAGCAGCTACAGGACTTGGAGAAGATATTATGAAGGGATGTCTATCTTATGAAGTAGTACAAAGAATGAAAAAAGGAGAGCATCCACAAGAGGCGGCTCAAGGAGCAGTAATGGATTTTACTGAAGAATTAAAAAAGAGAAGGGGTCATGCTGGGGCAATTTCTATAATAGCACTAAATAATAAAGGTGAGTGGGGAATAGGAACAAATGTAGAATTTACTTTTGCAGCAGCTACTTCTGATGAAAAACCACAAGTCTACATTGCTAATCCAATTGAAGGAACTAGAAACGTAAAAATAGAGGCTATTTCTCAAGAGTATATGGAAGAGTATAAAAAAAGTATTCAAAAACCAATAGAATAA
- a CDS encoding PTS sugar transporter subunit IIC has protein sequence MNRLISILEEKLVPVAAWIEQNKYINGIRRAFIMLMPLLMIGSLFLMIQAFPLPAYQRGMASLLGENWKDIFDIPVNTTFSMLAVYISFLVAQQLAKQFDLDSIAVGLLSMASFLILTPLGKTAEFGNVITFEWLGSKGMFIAMLIGVATVIIFRFFIQKNILVKMPEGVPPEVIRSFEALIPGAVILTLALLLRVGMEHTSFGTIHDFVYKVLAVPLKSLGTSYIGSMFTVLAISVLWSVGINSGSMVNGIVRPFWLENQVENIAAMQAGQPLPHVITEQFFDMIWMGGAGATLSLLLAIIIFAKSKHIRAVGEIGAVPGLFNINEPVLFGLPIILNPIMLIPFNIIPLVMVTTQYIAMTIGIVSRPIGIAFPWPTPAVISGFLTVGDISGSIMQIVNLIIGAMIYLPFLRILDKAAKKEEETNSEE, from the coding sequence ATGAATAGATTAATCAGCATATTAGAAGAAAAATTAGTACCAGTTGCTGCTTGGATTGAGCAAAATAAATATATTAATGGAATTAGAAGAGCATTTATAATGTTAATGCCACTTCTTATGATAGGGTCTTTATTTTTAATGATTCAAGCTTTTCCATTACCAGCTTATCAAAGAGGTATGGCAAGCTTACTTGGAGAAAATTGGAAAGATATATTTGATATCCCTGTAAATACTACATTCTCAATGTTGGCTGTATATATATCTTTTTTAGTAGCTCAACAACTAGCTAAACAATTTGACTTAGATAGTATAGCAGTAGGACTTTTATCAATGGCATCATTTTTAATTCTTACTCCACTAGGAAAAACAGCAGAGTTTGGAAATGTTATAACATTTGAGTGGTTAGGAAGTAAAGGAATGTTTATAGCTATGTTAATAGGTGTGGCAACAGTTATAATATTTAGATTTTTTATTCAAAAAAATATCTTAGTAAAAATGCCTGAGGGAGTTCCACCTGAAGTAATTAGATCTTTTGAAGCTCTTATTCCAGGTGCTGTAATATTAACATTAGCATTACTTTTAAGAGTGGGAATGGAGCATACATCTTTTGGAACAATTCATGATTTTGTATATAAAGTTTTAGCTGTACCATTAAAATCACTGGGAACTTCTTATATAGGTTCAATGTTTACTGTTTTAGCTATATCAGTTTTATGGTCAGTAGGTATCAATAGTGGTTCTATGGTAAATGGAATAGTAAGACCTTTCTGGTTAGAGAATCAAGTGGAAAATATAGCTGCTATGCAAGCTGGTCAACCATTACCACATGTTATAACAGAACAATTCTTTGATATGATATGGATGGGAGGAGCTGGAGCTACTCTATCATTACTACTAGCTATAATTATTTTTGCTAAGAGTAAACATATAAGAGCAGTAGGAGAGATTGGAGCTGTACCAGGACTATTTAATATTAATGAACCAGTATTATTTGGATTACCTATAATATTAAATCCTATAATGTTAATTCCTTTTAATATTATTCCATTAGTAATGGTAACTACTCAATATATAGCTATGACAATAGGAATTGTTTCTAGACCAATTGGAATAGCTTTCCCATGGCCTACTCCAGCCGTGATTAGTGGATTTTTAACAGTAGGGGATATCTCTGGTTCTATTATGCAAATAGTTAATCTGATAATAGGTGCAATGATATATCTGCCATTTTTAAGAATCTTAGATAAGGCAGCTAAGAAGGAAGAGGAAACAAATTCAGAGGAATAA